From a region of the Vidua macroura isolate BioBank_ID:100142 chromosome 3, ASM2450914v1, whole genome shotgun sequence genome:
- the SHPRH gene encoding E3 ubiquitin-protein ligase SHPRH isoform X2 translates to MSSRRKRAPPSKVDEEKKKKLCWNMHEDRRNEMVALDDEVTNEDQIPVPSTSASFIVINDDSTDEDLVQKEGSGSKSVKFLTVNDEEDSYSILTPVSVQLNIIVLPYRADRSWKALLGEFALRLPSERILTDEFRDRSFTLMRGDSGDELRVCVHERSEEEYSNETKEYLGVYEQRILVEANLCGEILEGLRWLQKKKIIGLYQRPGEAQALKVGIYLLEAGLSKPEFLSDGGGRPKKANRMIQKLMEKFYSFLIPDELEEDEEESDMELERQNIEELYDFVRHTHQQDIQLLRKDVQHPALIPILRPYQSEAVNWMLHRENHTSTPSSENVLHFLWREVITLDGVKIYYNPFTGCIIREYPIAGPQWPGGILADEMGLGKTVEVLALILNHTGPDNKQDDLTLPEGKLVNFFVPPQPLEGNKKKKPNEMEPKLKEKIQYPSLRVMMLTAVKEMNVKKGASIIAIFKYISAIYRYDTQRNRRLLKRTLEKLIAEQVIEQVKGHGLAGSFKLGKNYKEKKKRERTKEQVVRTSENTQKKQLIDAKTQTKESRNNDITSENVFKTASHENIAMEEHDYCTTSKNNRKSEADHENSVEEKNVKQESMVPKSPDFHGSLLVSSDMSSFPDVDVSKTTAVVQQEIPKVQSSHSQEHAGISVQHTSSVFPFNTSEYRFECICGELGLADYKARVQCLKCYLWQHAECVNYKEENLKSRPFYCPHCLVAMKPVPTGATLIISPSSICHQWVDEINRHVRSSSLRVLVYQGVKKHGFLQPHMLAEQEVVITTYDVLRTELNYVDIPHSNSEDGRRFRNQKRYMAIPSPLVAVEWWRICLDEAQMVECTTAKAAEMALRLSGINRWCVSGTPVQRGLEDLYGLVLFLGVDPYWVKHWWDQLLYRPYCRKNPQPLYSLIAKIMWRSAKKDVLDQIQIPPQTENIHWLQFSPVERHFYHRQHEVCCQDALAKLRKISDWTLKLSSLDRRTVTSILYPLLRLRQACCHPQAVRGEFLPLQKSTMTMEELLASLQKKCRTECEEAHRQLVCALNGLAGIHIIKGEYAMAAELYREVLRSSEEHKEKLKTDSLQRLHSTHNLMELLAKHPGIPPTLRDSRLAEEAEQLRQHYMSKSNAEVAEAHQALQPVLQTIRELQRKIHSGSPWWLDVIQTAIQYAIDEELVQRVQNEITCNYKQQTSKLSMAEKFRDCRGLQYLLTTQLDEVKKFQKIVREAVKNLEGPPSKQVIEAATICHLRPVRLPLNNCVFCKADELFTEYESKLFMHSVKGQMAIFEEMIEDQEGLVDDRLPTTSRGLWATSETERALKALLSFAKAHRMDVRLTEEGSVFLELFEAWKKEYKLLHEYWMVLRDHVSAIDELAMATERLRVRHPDEPKPNPPVLHIIEPHEVEQNRVKLLNDKAVAKSQLQKKLGQLLYLTNLEKSQDKTTGGVNPEPCPICARQLGKQWAVLTCGHCFCNECIAIIIQQYSVGTRRSSIKCAICRQTTSHKEISYVFTAEAANQEDDIPVKGSHSTKVEAVVRTLKKIQLKDPGAKSLVFSTWQDVLDIISKALYDNNMVFSQINGISKFQENLSAFKYDPNINILLLPLHTGSNGLNIIEATHVLLVEPILNPAHELQAIGRVHRIGQTKSTIVHRFLIKATIEERMQTMLKTVDRSHTSSSMKQSEASVLTVADLAELFTEETEELE, encoded by the exons ATGAGCAGTCGTCGGAAACGTGCACCTCCATCCAAAGTGGatgaggagaagaagaaaaagctctgCTGGAATATGCATGAAGACCGGAGAAATGAGATGGTGGCATTAGATGATGAAGTAACTAACGAGGACCAAATTCCAGTTCCAAGCACTTCTGCATCCTTCATTGTTATAAACGATGATAGCACTGATGAAGATCTTGTACAGAAAGAAGGCAGTGGCTCAAAATCTGTTAAGTTTTTGACAGTTAATGATGAAGAAGACTCTTATTCTATCTTGACTCCTGTGTCTGTACAGCTAAATATTATAGTCTTGCCATACCGTGCAGATAGGTCCTGGAAGGCTTTGTTGGGAGAATTTGCTCTTCGTCTGCCTTCTGAGCGAATTCTAACTGATGAATTCCGTGACAGGAGCTTTACTTTAATGAGAGGAGACTCTGGTGATGAGCTGCGGGTCTGTGTTCACGAAAGAAGTGAAGAAGAGTACAGTAATGAAACAAAAGAATACCTAGGCGTTTATGAACAACGTATTCTGGTGGAAGCAAATTTATGTGGTGAAATATTGGAAGGTTTGAGATggttgcaaaagaaaaagataattgGACTTTATCAAAGACCTGGGGAGGCTCAGGCTTTAAAG GTTGGAATTTACCTTCTTGAAGCTGGACTAAGTAAACCAGAATTTCTCAGTGATGGAGGTGGAAGACCCAAAAAAGCTAATCGGATGATTCAAAAACTCATGGAAAAGTTCTACAGTTTTTTAATTCCAG ATGAGctggaggaagatgaggaagaatCCGACATGGAACTAGAGCGACAAAATATTGAAGAGCTTTATGACTTTGTACGGCATACCCATCAACAGGATATCCAATTACTGAGAAAGGATGTGCAGCATCCTGCATTAATTCCCATTCTGAGGCCATACCAAAGTGAGGCTGTGAACTGGATGCTTCACCGAGAGAACCACACAAGTACACCAAGTAGTG AAAACGTGCTGCACTTCTTATGGCGGGAGGTGATCACTCTGGACGGAGTAAAAATCTACTATAATCCATTTACTGGCTG CATTATCCGTGAGTATCCAATAGCTGGACCCCAGTGGCCTGGAGGTATTTTGGCAGATGAAATGGGTCTTGGAAAAACAGTAGAAGTGTTGGCTCTTATTCTGAATCATACTGGACCAGACAATAAACAAGATGATCTGACATTACCTGAG GGTAAGCTTGTGAACTTCTTTGTTCCACCTCAACCTttagagggaaataaaaagaaaaaaccaaacgaAATGGAGCctaaattaaaggaaaaaatacagtatcCCA GCTTACGAGTAATGATGTTAACAGCTGTAAAGGAAATGAATGTGAAGAAAGGAGCATCCATAATTGCAATATTTAAGTACATCAGTGCTATATATAGGTACGACACGCAGAGAAATAGACGGCTTCTCAAAAGAACTCTAGAAAAACTAATTGCAGAACAGGTGATAGAACAAGTTAAAGGACATGGTCTGGCTGGGTCTTTCAAGCTGGGAAAGAAttacaaggaaaagaagaagcgAGAAAGAACCAAAGAGCAG GTAGTGAGGACTTCAGAAAACACTCAGAAGAAGCAATTGATTGATGCTAAAACTCAAACCAAAGAATCAAGAAATAATGACATAACAtctgaaaatgtctttaaaacTGCTTCACATGAGAATATTGCCATGGAAGAACATGATTATTGTACAACTAgtaaaaataacaggaaatcTGAAGCAGATCATGAGAACTctgtagaagagaaaaatgttaagCAAGAAAGTATGGTTCCAAAGTCTCCTGATTTTCATGGCAGCCTCCTTGTCTCCAGTGACATGAGCAGTTTTCCTGATGTTGATGTTTCTAAAACTACAGCTGTTGTCCAGCAGGAAATCCCAAAGGTCCAGTCCTCACATTCCCAAGAACATGCTGGCATTAGTGTACAACATACCAGCTCTGTATTTCCATTTAATACCTCTGAATATCGTTTTGAATGCATCTGTGGTGAGCTCGGATTGGCTGACTACAAAGCTCGTGTGCAGTGCCTGAAATGTTACCTGTGGCAGCACGCAGAATGTGTAAACTACAAAGAGGAGAACCTGAAGAGCAGGCCCTTCTACTGTCCCCATTGCCTTGTGGCAATGAAACCAGTTCCCACAGGAGCGACTCTGATAATTTCTCCGAGTTCTATTTGTCACCAGTGGGTAGATGAGATCAACAGGCATGTAAGATCATCATCTCTTCGAGTTCTG GTGTATCAAGGTGTGAAGAAGCATGGCTTTTTGCAGCCACAcatgctggcagagcaggaggtggTTATCACCACCTACGACGTCCTGCGCACTGAACTGAACTATGTAGACATTCCCCACAGCAACAGCGAGGACGGGCGCCGCTTCAGGAACCAGAAGCGCTACATGGCCATCCCCAGCCCCTTGGTGGCAGTGGAGTGGTGGAGGATCTGCCTCGATGAAGCACAAATGGTTGAATGCACCACTGCAAAG GCTGCTGAAATGGCACTCCGTTTAAGCGGAATCAATCGCTGGTGTGTCAGTGGCACTCCTGTGCAGCGAGGATTAGAAG ATTTGTATGGATTAGTCCTTTTTCTTGGAGTTGATCCTTACTGGGTCAAGCATTGGTGGGACCAACTACTATATCGACCTTACTGTAGGAAAAATCCCCAACCTCTCTACAGTCTAATTGCGAAGATAATGTGGAGATCAGCAAAGAAGGATGTGCTTGACCAA attcaAATCCCCCCTCAGACAGAAAATATACACTGGCTTCAGTTCTCTCCTGTGGAGAGACACTTCTATCATCGCCAGCATGAGGTGTGCTGCCAGGATGCATTGGCAAAACTCAGGAAGATTTCAGACTGGACTCTTAAGCTTAGCAGCCTAGATAGAAGGACTGTGACTTCTATTCTATACCCACTGCTACGGCTGAGGCAGGCCTGCTGTCACCCACAAGCTGTTCGGGGAGAGTTCTTGCCACTACAGAAAAG CACCATGACCATGGAGGAACTGTTGGCATCTCTGCAAAAGAAATGTCGAACAGAGTGTGAAGAAGCTCACCGACAGTTGGTGTGTGCTCTTAATGGCTTAGCTGGTATCCATATCATTAAAG GAGAATATGCAATGGCTGCGGAGCTGTACAGAGAAGTACTAAGATCATCTGAAGAGCACAAAGAAAAACTCAAAACGGATTCCTTGCAA AGACTTCATTCTACACATAATTTGATGGAATTGTTGGCAAAGCACCCAGGAATTCCCCCGACTTTGCGGGATAGCAGACTTGCAGAAGAG GCAGAACAACTCCGACAGCATTATATGAGTAAATCCAACGCAGAAGTTGCAGAAGCCCATCAGGCCTTACAGCCAGTTCTTCAAACCATTCGGGAACTTCAAAGAAAG ATACATTCAGGTTCTCCTTGGTGGTTGGATGTCATCCAGACAGCAATACAGTATGCCATCGATGAGGAGCTTGTTCAACGTGTACAAAACGAAATAACCTGCAACTACAAACAGCAGACAAGTAAACTCTCCATGGCAGAGAA aTTCCGTGACTGCAGAGGCCTTCAATATCTACTCACAACCCAGCTGGATGAAGTGAAGAAGTTCCAGAAGATTGTAAGAGAAGCAGTGAAAAACTTAGAAGGGCCTCCTTCAAAGCAGGTTATTGAGGCTGCCACTATCTGCCATTTGCGACCTGTTAGACTGCCACTTAACAA CTGTGTCTTTTGTAAAGCTGACGAATTGTTCACAGAATATGAGTCAAAGCTCTTTATGCATAG tGTTAAAGGCCAAATGGCAATATTCGAGGAGATGATAGAAGACCAAGAAGGGCTTGTTGATGACCGTTTGCCCACCACAAGCAGAGGGCTCTGGGCAACCAGTGAAACTGAGCGTGCTTTGAAAGCTCTTCTTTCCTTTGCCAAAGCTCACCGAATGGATGTTAGGCTAACCGAAGAAGGGAGTGTATTCCTGGAACTCTTTGAAGCATGGAAAAAGGAATATAAG TTACTTCATGAGTATTGGATGGTCCTTAGGGATCACGTGTCTGCTATTGATGAACTGGCAATGGCGACAGAGCGACTGAGAGTGCGTCACCCTGATGAGCCAAAACCAAATCCACCAGTGCTCCACATTATAGAACCACATGAG GTAGAGCAAAATCGAGTGAAACTTCTGAATGACAAGGCAGTTGCCAAATCACAGCTTCAAAAGAAATTAGGACAACTTCTGTACCTCACTAATCTGGAGAAA TCTCAGGACAAAACTACTGGAGGAGTTAACCCAGAACCATGTCCAATCTGTGCACGTCAACTGGGAAAGCAG TGGGCAGTGCTGACATGTGGACACTGTTTTTGTAATGAGTGCATAGCAATCATCATCCAGCAGTACAGTGTTGGCACCCGCCGGAGCTCAATTAAATGTGCCATTTGCAGACAGACAACATCTCATAAGGAAATATCTTATGTCTTCACTGCAGAAGCTGCAAATCAGGAGGATGATATTCCTGTAAAG GGAAGTCACTCCACCAAAGTGGAAGCTGTGGTCCgaacactgaagaaaattcaACTTAAAGATCCAGGGGCTAAGTCCTTAGTTTTCTCAACG tggcAAGATGTGTTGGATATAATTTCAAAAGCTTTGTATGACAACAACATGGTTTTTTCTCAGATCAATGGAATTAGTAAATTTCAG GAAAACCTGTCTGCATTTAAATACGATCCCAACATCAATAttttgctgctgcctcttcA
- the SHPRH gene encoding E3 ubiquitin-protein ligase SHPRH isoform X1 — translation MMLTAVKEMNVKKGASIIAIFKYISAIYRYDTQRNRRLLKRTLEKLIAEQVIEQVKGHGLAGSFKLGKNYKEKKKRERTKEQVVRTSENTQKKQLIDAKTQTKESRNNDITSENVFKTASHENIAMEEHDYCTTSKNNRKSEADHENSVEEKNVKQESMVPKSPDFHGSLLVSSDMSSFPDVDVSKTTAVVQQEIPKVQSSHSQEHAGISVQHTSSVFPFNTSEYRFECICGELGLADYKARVQCLKCYLWQHAECVNYKEENLKSRPFYCPHCLVAMKPVPTGATLIISPSSICHQWVDEINRHVRSSSLRVLVYQGVKKHGFLQPHMLAEQEVVITTYDVLRTELNYVDIPHSNSEDGRRFRNQKRYMAIPSPLVAVEWWRICLDEAQMVECTTAKAAEMALRLSGINRWCVSGTPVQRGLEDLYGLVLFLGVDPYWVKHWWDQLLYRPYCRKNPQPLYSLIAKIMWRSAKKDVLDQIQIPPQTENIHWLQFSPVERHFYHRQHEVCCQDALAKLRKISDWTLKLSSLDRRTVTSILYPLLRLRQACCHPQAVRGEFLPLQKSTMTMEELLASLQKKCRTECEEAHRQLVCALNGLAGIHIIKGEYAMAAELYREVLRSSEEHKEKLKTDSLQRLHSTHNLMELLAKHPGIPPTLRDSRLAEEAEQLRQHYMSKSNAEVAEAHQALQPVLQTIRELQRKIHSGSPWWLDVIQTAIQYAIDEELVQRVQNEITCNYKQQTSKLSMAEKFRDCRGLQYLLTTQLDEVKKFQKIVREAVKNLEGPPSKQVIEAATICHLRPVRLPLNNCVFCKADELFTEYESKLFMHSVKGQMAIFEEMIEDQEGLVDDRLPTTSRGLWATSETERALKALLSFAKAHRMDVRLTEEGSVFLELFEAWKKEYKLLHEYWMVLRDHVSAIDELAMATERLRVRHPDEPKPNPPVLHIIEPHEVEQNRVKLLNDKAVAKSQLQKKLGQLLYLTNLEKSQDKTTGGVNPEPCPICARQLGKQWAVLTCGHCFCNECIAIIIQQYSVGTRRSSIKCAICRQTTSHKEISYVFTAEAANQEDDIPVKGSHSTKVEAVVRTLKKIQLKDPGAKSLVFSTWQDVLDIISKALYDNNMVFSQINGISKFQENLSAFKYDPNINILLLPLHTGSNGLNIIEATHVLLVEPILNPAHELQAIGRVHRIGQTKSTIVHRFLIKATIEERMQTMLKTVDRSHTSSSMKQSEASVLTVADLAELFTEETEELE, via the exons ATGATGTTAACAGCTGTAAAGGAAATGAATGTGAAGAAAGGAGCATCCATAATTGCAATATTTAAGTACATCAGTGCTATATATAGGTACGACACGCAGAGAAATAGACGGCTTCTCAAAAGAACTCTAGAAAAACTAATTGCAGAACAGGTGATAGAACAAGTTAAAGGACATGGTCTGGCTGGGTCTTTCAAGCTGGGAAAGAAttacaaggaaaagaagaagcgAGAAAGAACCAAAGAGCAG GTAGTGAGGACTTCAGAAAACACTCAGAAGAAGCAATTGATTGATGCTAAAACTCAAACCAAAGAATCAAGAAATAATGACATAACAtctgaaaatgtctttaaaacTGCTTCACATGAGAATATTGCCATGGAAGAACATGATTATTGTACAACTAgtaaaaataacaggaaatcTGAAGCAGATCATGAGAACTctgtagaagagaaaaatgttaagCAAGAAAGTATGGTTCCAAAGTCTCCTGATTTTCATGGCAGCCTCCTTGTCTCCAGTGACATGAGCAGTTTTCCTGATGTTGATGTTTCTAAAACTACAGCTGTTGTCCAGCAGGAAATCCCAAAGGTCCAGTCCTCACATTCCCAAGAACATGCTGGCATTAGTGTACAACATACCAGCTCTGTATTTCCATTTAATACCTCTGAATATCGTTTTGAATGCATCTGTGGTGAGCTCGGATTGGCTGACTACAAAGCTCGTGTGCAGTGCCTGAAATGTTACCTGTGGCAGCACGCAGAATGTGTAAACTACAAAGAGGAGAACCTGAAGAGCAGGCCCTTCTACTGTCCCCATTGCCTTGTGGCAATGAAACCAGTTCCCACAGGAGCGACTCTGATAATTTCTCCGAGTTCTATTTGTCACCAGTGGGTAGATGAGATCAACAGGCATGTAAGATCATCATCTCTTCGAGTTCTG GTGTATCAAGGTGTGAAGAAGCATGGCTTTTTGCAGCCACAcatgctggcagagcaggaggtggTTATCACCACCTACGACGTCCTGCGCACTGAACTGAACTATGTAGACATTCCCCACAGCAACAGCGAGGACGGGCGCCGCTTCAGGAACCAGAAGCGCTACATGGCCATCCCCAGCCCCTTGGTGGCAGTGGAGTGGTGGAGGATCTGCCTCGATGAAGCACAAATGGTTGAATGCACCACTGCAAAG GCTGCTGAAATGGCACTCCGTTTAAGCGGAATCAATCGCTGGTGTGTCAGTGGCACTCCTGTGCAGCGAGGATTAGAAG ATTTGTATGGATTAGTCCTTTTTCTTGGAGTTGATCCTTACTGGGTCAAGCATTGGTGGGACCAACTACTATATCGACCTTACTGTAGGAAAAATCCCCAACCTCTCTACAGTCTAATTGCGAAGATAATGTGGAGATCAGCAAAGAAGGATGTGCTTGACCAA attcaAATCCCCCCTCAGACAGAAAATATACACTGGCTTCAGTTCTCTCCTGTGGAGAGACACTTCTATCATCGCCAGCATGAGGTGTGCTGCCAGGATGCATTGGCAAAACTCAGGAAGATTTCAGACTGGACTCTTAAGCTTAGCAGCCTAGATAGAAGGACTGTGACTTCTATTCTATACCCACTGCTACGGCTGAGGCAGGCCTGCTGTCACCCACAAGCTGTTCGGGGAGAGTTCTTGCCACTACAGAAAAG CACCATGACCATGGAGGAACTGTTGGCATCTCTGCAAAAGAAATGTCGAACAGAGTGTGAAGAAGCTCACCGACAGTTGGTGTGTGCTCTTAATGGCTTAGCTGGTATCCATATCATTAAAG GAGAATATGCAATGGCTGCGGAGCTGTACAGAGAAGTACTAAGATCATCTGAAGAGCACAAAGAAAAACTCAAAACGGATTCCTTGCAA AGACTTCATTCTACACATAATTTGATGGAATTGTTGGCAAAGCACCCAGGAATTCCCCCGACTTTGCGGGATAGCAGACTTGCAGAAGAG GCAGAACAACTCCGACAGCATTATATGAGTAAATCCAACGCAGAAGTTGCAGAAGCCCATCAGGCCTTACAGCCAGTTCTTCAAACCATTCGGGAACTTCAAAGAAAG ATACATTCAGGTTCTCCTTGGTGGTTGGATGTCATCCAGACAGCAATACAGTATGCCATCGATGAGGAGCTTGTTCAACGTGTACAAAACGAAATAACCTGCAACTACAAACAGCAGACAAGTAAACTCTCCATGGCAGAGAA aTTCCGTGACTGCAGAGGCCTTCAATATCTACTCACAACCCAGCTGGATGAAGTGAAGAAGTTCCAGAAGATTGTAAGAGAAGCAGTGAAAAACTTAGAAGGGCCTCCTTCAAAGCAGGTTATTGAGGCTGCCACTATCTGCCATTTGCGACCTGTTAGACTGCCACTTAACAA CTGTGTCTTTTGTAAAGCTGACGAATTGTTCACAGAATATGAGTCAAAGCTCTTTATGCATAG tGTTAAAGGCCAAATGGCAATATTCGAGGAGATGATAGAAGACCAAGAAGGGCTTGTTGATGACCGTTTGCCCACCACAAGCAGAGGGCTCTGGGCAACCAGTGAAACTGAGCGTGCTTTGAAAGCTCTTCTTTCCTTTGCCAAAGCTCACCGAATGGATGTTAGGCTAACCGAAGAAGGGAGTGTATTCCTGGAACTCTTTGAAGCATGGAAAAAGGAATATAAG TTACTTCATGAGTATTGGATGGTCCTTAGGGATCACGTGTCTGCTATTGATGAACTGGCAATGGCGACAGAGCGACTGAGAGTGCGTCACCCTGATGAGCCAAAACCAAATCCACCAGTGCTCCACATTATAGAACCACATGAG GTAGAGCAAAATCGAGTGAAACTTCTGAATGACAAGGCAGTTGCCAAATCACAGCTTCAAAAGAAATTAGGACAACTTCTGTACCTCACTAATCTGGAGAAA TCTCAGGACAAAACTACTGGAGGAGTTAACCCAGAACCATGTCCAATCTGTGCACGTCAACTGGGAAAGCAG TGGGCAGTGCTGACATGTGGACACTGTTTTTGTAATGAGTGCATAGCAATCATCATCCAGCAGTACAGTGTTGGCACCCGCCGGAGCTCAATTAAATGTGCCATTTGCAGACAGACAACATCTCATAAGGAAATATCTTATGTCTTCACTGCAGAAGCTGCAAATCAGGAGGATGATATTCCTGTAAAG GGAAGTCACTCCACCAAAGTGGAAGCTGTGGTCCgaacactgaagaaaattcaACTTAAAGATCCAGGGGCTAAGTCCTTAGTTTTCTCAACG tggcAAGATGTGTTGGATATAATTTCAAAAGCTTTGTATGACAACAACATGGTTTTTTCTCAGATCAATGGAATTAGTAAATTTCAG GAAAACCTGTCTGCATTTAAATACGATCCCAACATCAATAttttgctgctgcctcttcA